In Corallococcus silvisoli, the DNA window ATGAGCGTCGGAGATGCTTGGCGGGGCAATATCAAGGCACGCCTGTACGAGCGAGTCCGCGCGCGCGGCTACGACACGCTCACCGCCTTCGCCGATGCGCGTCCCGCTGTCCCGCTGTTCGCGCTGGCCGACGAGCTTGGCAATGATGACGTTGCAGCGGTGCAGGTGTTGAGCGGGTTGCTCGCGGAGGCGGAACAGCGCAAGCAGGTCACTCGTTTTGTCCGCGACGTTCTCGTGCGCCTCTTGTCTCAAAGCCTTCCCAACGGTTGGCCTGCCGTGCTGGATGACGCGAACCGATTCAAGGTAGCCAAGGCACTTGGTTCATGGTCCGCATACACTCCGGAAACACACGAAGAGCGGGCAAGGCGCGCTGGAGATGTGCTCCTCTCCAATCCGCCGCCCGCTGGCTGGCGTCCGCTTGGTCCCGACGACGAGCTTCTCCGGACACTCCTACCAGACGATGAAGCCTGACCACGCGCCCCGTGGCTGGTGAGTCCTGGCCGGGGAGCGTCCATGTGCCCCTCCAGCGTGGTTCGAGGGGGCACACCAGGGGACAGCATGGGACGAGGCGGGATGTTGAATCCCAGCGAAATCAGGGAGATAGCGGGTAACTGCGCGTCCTGCTTGAGGTTTCTATCTCCCTGTTTTTTGTTTTTCTAGCTTCCAGTCATTCCCTTCAGGGCGGCTGGAGCGTTGCCCTCCGACTACGGAGCGCAATCCGCTTGGCCGACCCGGTTACGAACAGTTTGGGTGACCCCGCTGCGATCCACTCCCCCGGCCCATGGCAGGTGGCCCTCATCGCCTCGTCGCCCGCGTACTGGGAGCGCCTCCGCTGCATGACGGAGGACGAGCAGCTTCGCGAGGTGGCGAGGCTGGTGACAAACGTCATCGCGACCTGGGGCGCGGCCTATGCGACGACGCGCACGGCTGAGCGACGCGTCCTGCGCGCCAGGCCCGTCGTGTCAGGCATCGTCAGCTCCTCTCAAAGCTTTCCACGCACCAGGAGTGTCCGGTGGCCCAATTGCTCAGCCAGCTCTTGGGTGAATCGCTCCGACAGCGGGGGCCAATTCCAGAACTTGAATCCCAGATTTCCGAAACCCCACGGGAACTCGCCGTTCCACTCCACGAGCCGCTCAGGCGTCCCACATTCCGGGCACTCGAACTCTGCACCGTCGTTTCCACTGTACCAGTCGTCAACTGCTTCCGACCAACCGTCCTCGGGCTCGAATCGCGCTCCGCATGCACGACATGTCAATTCACCTCCGATGGTGAAGAAGACCGTTCGACCCATCTCAATCTCGAGGCCGTTCGCCTGAAGGCGCCAGCTCCAAGCCTCTTCGTCGGGCGCATCCACTGCAGCGGTGCGTCCAGGCCCCGGCCGATGTCCTGAGTCACCCAGAGCGCAGTCCGTCAACTCCGGCTCAATGATGCGCCGCGCGACAAGCCAGTCCCGGATCTGCGCGGCAAGACGAGGAGCTTCGTCCGCGGACGCGTCCTTATCCACGATGATTTGAAAGGAGTCACCCATGAGAGGAAATCTATCCGCACAAACAGCACATGGACAATCTCACCAGAAATGAGCCTTGAACCAGAGTCTGTCGATTCCGGCTTCTCATCTCATAATGAAGCTTCATTTCTGCTCCGGAACAAAACCTGGCGCTGCATTGATTTCAAAGCGAACCGCACTCCCCGTGCCCGGGCAGTGCCCCCAAACACCAGGCCGTCGCCATGCGTTGCCACGCTCCCGCCCGGGGCGTCAGGCCCAAGCGATAGCTGTAAGGTCAGGACGCGATTGCCCCGGAGAGCTGCTTGACCAAGGCAGGGTAGGAGTCTGTGGGTTCGGGAACAGGCCCCCGGCGCCCTCCCAGCCCCACGCCCGCCTGTAGGGCCACGAACGAACCGGGCCGTTCCTCGCGGACCACCCACTGTTCTCGCGGGTCCTCCCCTACCCCTTCCGTGTCCGTGACCCCGTTGAGACAGGGGTGCAGCCCATCGATGAGGGCGAGGTCCGGGGGAGTCTTGGCACGGCGCGGTCCTTCCTGCCTCGGGTGGGGGGCCGTCCACCCCTGTTCACTTCGCGACGCGCTGGCATCCAACAGCCAACCTCCCGGACCCGGCAGGCAGGCAGATGCGCACCGCGTCGCGACAGCAGTTCACACCGGCTCGGGGCTGGGGCAGATTGCGCCGCATGTCCACTCCCGGCCGACTGTCCGGTCTCCTGCTTCCCCTCTTCTCCCTGCGTTCCCGGACGGACTTCGGCATTGGCGACTTTGGCGCCATGGACGGTTTGTTCTCGTGGATGAAGGCCGCGCGTCAGCGCCTGTTGATGGTGCTGCCCCTGCTCCCCACCGCGCCCGGCGACCCCAGCCCCTACGCCACGCGCTCCGCGTTCGGACTGAACCCGCTCTTCATCGACCTGGCCCAGGTGCCGGAGTTCCAGGCCACCGGCGGCGAGGCCGCGCTCAGCGAGGCGCAACGTCATCAACTGGGTGAGGCCCGCGCCGCGCCGCGCGTGCGCTACGACCTGGTGTTCCCGCTGAAGGACGCCGCGTTCGCGCGCGCCTTCGACCACTTCGAGAAGCACGAGTGGACGCCGCGCACGCCGCGCGCCCAGGAGTTCCAGAAGTGGCGTGAGTCGCAGGGCGAGTGGCTGGAGAGCTACGCCCTCTTCACCGCCATCAGCGAGAAGGAGGACCGCCGTCCCTGGTGGGAGTGGCCGGAGGGCCTGCGCACCCGCCAGCCGGAGGCGCTGGTCGCCATCCAGCAGCAGGGCCTGGAGCGCCGCGTGCGCTACCACGCCTGGCTCCAGTGGCTGGCCGAAGCCCAGTGGAACCAGGTCCGCGCCCAGGCGAAGGCGAAGGACGTGCTCCTGTGCGGCGACGAGCCCTTCATCATCGGACAGGACAGCTCCGACTGCTGGGCCCACCCGGACATCCTGCGCCGCGACGCGCGCCTGGGCGTGCCGCCGGACGACTTCTCCGCCACGGGCCAGGACTGGGGCCTGCCCTACTTCGACTTCGCCGCGATGGAGAATGACGGCTACGCGTGGCTGAAGAAGCGCGCGGCCAAGGCGGCCAGCTACTACGACCTGCGCCGCGTGGACCACGCGGTGGGCTACTTCCGCCAGTGGATCCGCGACGAGAAGAACCCCACCGGCTACTTCGTCCCGTCGGACGAGGCCACCTGGCGCCGCCAGGGCGAGAAGCACTTCCGCCTGCTGTCGGAGGGCGCGGGCATCGTCGCCGAGGACCTGGGCGTCATTCCCCCCTTCGTGCGGCAGATCCTCGCGGACCTGCGGCTGCCCGGCTACCGGGTGCTGCGCTGGGAGCGCGACGACAACCACTACCGCGACCCGCACGCGTTCCCCGCCGTGTCGCTGGTCACCACCGGCACGCACGACACGGAGCCGCAGGCCGAGTGGTGGGAGCAGGCGCGTGAAGACGAGCGCCAGAACGCCGCCCGCGCGTGGCCGGAGTTCCAGGGCGTGGCCGTGACGCGAGACTTCACTCCGGACATCCACCGCGCCACGCTCGCCGCCGCGCTCAACGCGGGCTCGGACCTGTGCGTGCTGCCGTGGCAGGACGTGCTGGGCACGCGCGACCGCATCAACCTGCCCGGCACCATGGGCGACGCCAACTGGGCCTACCGCATCGCGCAGGACACGGACGCGCTGCTCACGCAAGCGCAGACGAAGGACGCCGCGGAGCGCCTCGCGTGGCTCACCGCCTCGTCCCGCCGCTAGGGTGACGCTCCCACCCCGGGGCCGCCGGACGACGGCCGCCCCGGGAGTCAGCCCCGCGGCGTCAGTCCTTGACGCACTTCACCTGACCGGGGAAGCCGTCGAACACCGCGCAGCGGCGGTTGGCCTTGGCGCAATCCAGCCGGTCGCAGATGTCCTCCACGACGCACAGCGGGGGCGAGCGGCCGAAGTCCAGGAACAGCTCCGCGCAGAAGCGGAAGGGATCCGCGCACCCGAGCGAGCCGCAGTAGGGCGTGTCCGCGAGGCTCTCGCCCTCCTTGAGCATGACGACCTCGTCCTCATTCACGCCGCAGCCGGTGGCGAGCACCAGCGTGGCCGACAGCAGCATCGCGATTCGCCGGACCATAGGTCCCCGAATCTGACGCACCCCGGGTCCGGTTGCACGCGCCACGGCGGCGCTCGAAGGTTGGCTGACACTGACCCCGCCCCCGAGGTCGCGGAATGCGACACTCGCCCCACAAAGAAACATTGGGAAACGCGTCGGGGCTGGCCATCCGGTAAGAAACGTGACGTGGCCGACGTCCGACTCCTCCGATTCCGCTCCGCCGTGCCCCTCGCGCTGGCCGTGGTGTTGACGGCATGCGCCACCGCCCCCAATCCGACCAACGGACCGAAGGTGAGGTCCCTGGACATCGAGGGGACGAAACAGGTGAAGGAAGGGGACATCAAGGACCGCATCCTCACCTCCTCCACGCCCTGGTACGCGTTCTGGCCCTTCGGCAAGGCGCACTTCTTCGACAGCAACGCGTGGCAGGCGGACCTGCGCCGCATCGAGCGGTTCTACCAGGCGGAGGGCTACTACCAGGCGCAGGTGGAATCCAACGAGGTGACCCCCGACGGCGACGAGGCCGTGCGCCTGCGGGTGGTGGTCAACGAGGGCGCCCCCACCGTCATCAACGCCATCGAGCCGCACGGCCTGGAGTCGCTGGAGAAGGGCAAGGACCTGCCGTCGCGGCGCGAGCGGGAGCGCATCCTGGAGGAGCTGCCGGTGAAGGTCGGGGACGTGTTCCGCGAGGACACGTGGGAGGCCACCAAGGAGCTGGTGCTCCAGCGGCTCAAGAACCTGGGGTACGCGGAGGCGGAGGTCGGCGGCGAGGTGCGCGTGGACGAGGCCACGCAGAAGGCCGTGGTGGACCTGCGAATCACCCCCGGCCTGCGCTACCGCTTCGGCAACATCTTCATCGCCACGGACGCCAACCCCCAGGTGCCCCCCCGCCGCATCATCGAGCAGGCGCAGGGCGCCGTGCACAAGGGGGCCTACTTCAGCGAGGCGGCGCTGGCGGAGGCCCAGGCGCGCGTCTTCCGCATGGGCGTCTTCGGCGCGGTGAAGGTGAACCGGGGCGCGCCGGACCGGCAGAACGCCACGGTGCCGGTGGTGGTGGACGTGCGCGAGTCGCCCTTCCACTCCGTGCGGCTGGGCGGCGGTATCGGCGTGGACGCCGCGCGGCAGGAGGGCCGGCTCCTGGGGGAGTGGACCAACCGCAACTTCCGCGGCGGCCTGCGCCGGCTCACGCTGCGGGGCCGCGTGGGCTACGCGTTCATCCCCAGCGTGCTGTCCAGCCTCCGCTCGGAGGAGGGTTCCCAGAGCGGCCCGGTGTTCACGCTCACGACGGAGTTCGAACAGCCGCGCTTCCTCTTCCGCGACCTGAGCCTCCAGGCCTCCGTCACGGGGGAGAAGGGCCTCCAGCAGGCGTACTCGTTCTACGGCGGCTACCTGAAGGCCGGCGTCATCTGGCAGCCCCACCCGTCCTTCTCCGTCTTCCCCTCGTACAACCTCCAGCTGTACCGGCTGAAGGGGCAGGTGACCGCGGATGAGAGCGTCCCGCCCATCATCCTGGGCTGCACCAACCCGAACGGGAAATGCGACGTCGCGCTGAGCTTCCTGGAGGTGGCGTTCGCCTGGGACCGGCGGGATGACCGCACCGAGCCGCGCGCCGGCTACTACCTGGGGTTCTCCATCCAGAAGGGCGGCGGTCCCTTCTTCGGCAACTACACCTACGTCCGGCTGCTGCCGGACCTGCGCTACTACTACTCCCTCGGCGAGAAGAAGAACGTGACGCTCGCGGTGAAGCTGCGCCTGGGCACGTTGGATCCGGCGGGCGGCGGCCAGAGCTCCATCGTCACCCGCTTCTTCTCCGGCGGCGCCGCCGCCATGCGCGGCTTCAACGGCCAGCGCCTGTCGCCCATGACGCCGCTCGCCCCCACCTACAAGAAGGACGGCGACGGCAACGTGCTGCTGGACATGAACGGCAACCCCATCCTGGAGTCGTGGGACACGGTGCCCGTGGGCGGCAACAGCCTCTTCGAGAGCGCCGTGGAGCTGCGCTTCCTGGTCACGCAGAGCCTGATGCTGGCCGTCTTCTACGACTCCGGCCTCGTGGGCACGGAGAACCTGGTGGGCAAGAACGCCCCCAAGGTGTTCGGTCCCGAGCACTACCACGCGGTGGGCGCCGGCCTGCGCTACCTCACGGTGGTGGGCCCCATCCGACTGGACATCGCCCGTCGGTTGAACATCGGCCAGGGATTGCCCGTCACCGACCCCGCATACATCTATCCGTCCTCGGGTGGCTGCCTGGGCTTCGGACGCAAGTTCGACAAGACCTCGACCTCCGCCAGGGACGCATTCGCGGGTGCCCCCGAAGGGCTGTGCGCGATCCATATCTCCATCGGAGAGGCGTTTTGAGCGAGCCCACGACCCCCGCACCCGCCCCGCCCCACCGGCGCCCGCGCTGGGGACGGCGGCTGCTGTGGGGGCTGCTCGGCCTGCTGGGCCTCATCGTGCTCCTGGGGGTGGGCGCGCTGGTGTTCGCCACCAGTGCCGGGGGTTCGGCCCGCATCGCCCGCCTTGGCGTCGACCAGGTGAACAAGCAGCTCGCCGGCCGGCTGGAGCTGGGCGGGTTCGACCTGGACCTGGACGGCGCGGTCCTCACCGGCGTGAAGCTCTACACCCCGGAGGGCGAGCTCGTGGCGGAGGTGGCCCGCGTGGAGGCGCGGCTGAACCTGTCGCCGCTCCTGAGCCAGCGGGTGGACCTGACCAAGGTGCGCATCGAGACGCCGCGCCTGTATCTGGTCCAGGACGAGCGGGGCCTCAACCTGATGCGCGCGCTGGAGCCCCGCGAGCCCAAGCCGGAGGAGCCCCCCACCCAGAGCCAGAGCGCCCTGCGCATCCTCCTGAAGGACTTCGAGCTGAGCCACGGCTTCGTGGACTTCCGACAGGAGCTGCCCGACGGCGGCGAGCGGCAGGTGCGCCTGGAGGAGCTGGGCGCGAAGGGAGCGGGCCACTGCGCGCTGGCGGACATGGACTTCGCCGCGGACCTGCAGGCCACGGGCGGCCTCACCCGTCCGCTCACGGGCCCGGTGTCGCTTGCCCTCAAGGGCCAGGGCAAGGACGTCGCGCGACAGGTGGAGGCGCGGCTGGGCCTGGCGGGCGTGGAGGCGGACCTGGGCGCGAAGCAGACCGGAGAGAAGGCCGCGTCCGTGGAGCTGCGCAAGCTGGTGGTGCCGCCCGGACCGGTGAAGGCCTTCGTGCCCGCGTACCCGCTGGTGGTGCCCGTCGAGGCGACGGGCACCGCGTCCCTGGACGGAGACGTCGCGCGCGCGAAGCTGGGCGCGTCCGCGGGCAAGGCCACGCTGGACCTGACGGGCGACGTGAACCTCAAGACGCTCCGCACGACGGAAGCCACCGTGAAGGCGCGCGGGGTGAACCTGGCGGAGCTGATGGAGGACGGCATCCCCACCCGCATCGCCGCGGACCTCACCGCGCACGGCGGCGGCGACAGCGTGGAGACGCTGGAGGGCGACGTGGCCCTCACGGTGTCCCCTTCGGAGTACCGGGGCCAGTCGGTGGGGCCCATCGAGCTCAAGGCGACCGCGAAGGACGGCCACTACCAGGTGGGCAACCTGCGGGTGCTGATGCCGGGCGCGGCGCTCATCGCCTCGGGTCAGGGCACCGCGAAGTCCCTGGAGGCGCGCGGCAGCCTGTCCGCGGGCGACCTGAAGCTGTTGTCCCAGGCGCTGGACAAGCTGCTGCCTGGGGGCACCGTGCCGCCCATGTCCGGCAGCGGCTCGCTGGAGTTCCAGGTCCAGGGGCCTCCGCGCTCGCCGGGCGTGAAGGCGGACGGCAACTTCGTGGCGCTGAACTACGGCGACATCGCCATCAAGGACCTGTCGCTCAAGGCGAACGTGCGGGACGTCACCCGCCCGCTCACCACCGACGCCACCGTGCTGGTGAGTGAATTGAAGACCGGGGGCCGCACCTTCCGCGACCTGTCCGCGGCGCTCACCACCAGCGCGAACCGCGAGCTGAAGGCGAGCGTGCGCGTGGACGGCGACGCGAAGCTCGCGGTGGGCGTGGAGGGCACGGTGGACGCGGACAACGAAGGGCTCGCGATGCGCACCTTCTCGCTGTCGTGGCCGGAGGCCACCTGGACGCTCCAGCAGCCCACGCACCTCGCCTTCGGCGGAGGACGCATCGCGCTGGCGCCGCCGCTGTC includes these proteins:
- a CDS encoding FmdB family zinc ribbon protein, which encodes MGDSFQIIVDKDASADEAPRLAAQIRDWLVARRIIEPELTDCALGDSGHRPGPGRTAAVDAPDEEAWSWRLQANGLEIEMGRTVFFTIGGELTCRACGARFEPEDGWSEAVDDWYSGNDGAEFECPECGTPERLVEWNGEFPWGFGNLGFKFWNWPPLSERFTQELAEQLGHRTLLVRGKL
- a CDS encoding NUDIX hydrolase; this translates as MSVGDAWRGNIKARLYERVRARGYDTLTAFADARPAVPLFALADELGNDDVAAVQVLSGLLAEAEQRKQVTRFVRDVLVRLLSQSLPNGWPAVLDDANRFKVAKALGSWSAYTPETHEERARRAGDVLLSNPPPAGWRPLGPDDELLRTLLPDDEA
- a CDS encoding 4-alpha-glucanotransferase yields the protein MSTPGRLSGLLLPLFSLRSRTDFGIGDFGAMDGLFSWMKAARQRLLMVLPLLPTAPGDPSPYATRSAFGLNPLFIDLAQVPEFQATGGEAALSEAQRHQLGEARAAPRVRYDLVFPLKDAAFARAFDHFEKHEWTPRTPRAQEFQKWRESQGEWLESYALFTAISEKEDRRPWWEWPEGLRTRQPEALVAIQQQGLERRVRYHAWLQWLAEAQWNQVRAQAKAKDVLLCGDEPFIIGQDSSDCWAHPDILRRDARLGVPPDDFSATGQDWGLPYFDFAAMENDGYAWLKKRAAKAASYYDLRRVDHAVGYFRQWIRDEKNPTGYFVPSDEATWRRQGEKHFRLLSEGAGIVAEDLGVIPPFVRQILADLRLPGYRVLRWERDDNHYRDPHAFPAVSLVTTGTHDTEPQAEWWEQAREDERQNAARAWPEFQGVAVTRDFTPDIHRATLAAALNAGSDLCVLPWQDVLGTRDRINLPGTMGDANWAYRIAQDTDALLTQAQTKDAAERLAWLTASSRR
- a CDS encoding BamA/OMP85 family outer membrane protein — translated: MADVRLLRFRSAVPLALAVVLTACATAPNPTNGPKVRSLDIEGTKQVKEGDIKDRILTSSTPWYAFWPFGKAHFFDSNAWQADLRRIERFYQAEGYYQAQVESNEVTPDGDEAVRLRVVVNEGAPTVINAIEPHGLESLEKGKDLPSRRERERILEELPVKVGDVFREDTWEATKELVLQRLKNLGYAEAEVGGEVRVDEATQKAVVDLRITPGLRYRFGNIFIATDANPQVPPRRIIEQAQGAVHKGAYFSEAALAEAQARVFRMGVFGAVKVNRGAPDRQNATVPVVVDVRESPFHSVRLGGGIGVDAARQEGRLLGEWTNRNFRGGLRRLTLRGRVGYAFIPSVLSSLRSEEGSQSGPVFTLTTEFEQPRFLFRDLSLQASVTGEKGLQQAYSFYGGYLKAGVIWQPHPSFSVFPSYNLQLYRLKGQVTADESVPPIILGCTNPNGKCDVALSFLEVAFAWDRRDDRTEPRAGYYLGFSIQKGGGPFFGNYTYVRLLPDLRYYYSLGEKKNVTLAVKLRLGTLDPAGGGQSSIVTRFFSGGAAAMRGFNGQRLSPMTPLAPTYKKDGDGNVLLDMNGNPILESWDTVPVGGNSLFESAVELRFLVTQSLMLAVFYDSGLVGTENLVGKNAPKVFGPEHYHAVGAGLRYLTVVGPIRLDIARRLNIGQGLPVTDPAYIYPSSGGCLGFGRKFDKTSTSARDAFAGAPEGLCAIHISIGEAF